The following proteins are encoded in a genomic region of Gimesia algae:
- a CDS encoding DUF1559 family PulG-like putative transporter yields the protein MYFSNPPSAAPQIDHQHTRTHRKRGFTLIELLVVIAIIAILVALLLPAVQQAREAARMAHCKNNLRQIVLACHMYADSNGGYWPRAAADHHAGIGGKKRWHGERTTDDPTTKFQAHLGPLAPFLEQSTSIKKCPTFGNYAEHGTVDNAFEGGTGGYGYNQAYLGGTSWKNTYPTNNMVSTNMREIGSLARTVAFSDAALAQGPDLHIIEYSFIEPPYFVDNWGSPPTPPTFLESSYRPDPSIHFRHTGTVANIGWADGRVTSAVMSGTGTSVYGGDPQKFQIGWFGPMDSNILFNNKDKLETEMGGVH from the coding sequence ATGTACTTTTCGAATCCTCCCTCCGCCGCCCCACAGATTGATCACCAGCATACCAGAACGCACCGCAAGCGTGGGTTTACCCTGATTGAGCTGCTGGTCGTCATCGCAATTATTGCAATTCTGGTCGCATTACTGCTGCCTGCAGTTCAACAGGCACGCGAAGCAGCCCGGATGGCGCACTGTAAAAATAACCTGCGTCAGATTGTGCTGGCCTGCCATATGTATGCGGATTCAAACGGCGGCTACTGGCCACGCGCTGCAGCCGACCACCATGCCGGCATTGGAGGCAAAAAACGCTGGCATGGTGAACGAACCACCGACGATCCCACCACGAAATTTCAGGCGCACCTGGGACCATTAGCTCCTTTCCTCGAACAGAGCACCAGTATCAAAAAATGCCCGACCTTTGGAAACTATGCCGAGCACGGCACTGTGGACAATGCCTTTGAAGGCGGAACCGGCGGCTACGGGTACAACCAGGCCTATTTGGGGGGAACCTCATGGAAGAATACATATCCTACCAACAATATGGTCTCCACGAACATGCGGGAGATCGGCAGCCTCGCACGCACGGTCGCCTTTTCTGATGCCGCTTTAGCACAGGGCCCTGATTTACACATCATTGAGTACAGCTTTATCGAACCCCCTTACTTCGTTGATAACTGGGGTTCGCCTCCCACGCCTCCCACTTTTCTAGAATCATCATATCGTCCCGACCCGTCCATTCATTTTAGACATACGGGAACTGTGGCGAATATTGGCTGGGCGGATGGTCGGGTGACGTCAGCCGTGATGTCGGGAACAGGAACATCTGTCTATGGAGGAGACCCCCAAAAATTCCAGATCGGCTGGTTCGGCCCCATGGATAGTAATATTCTTTTCAACAACAAAGACAAACTGGAAACTGAGATGGGAGGCGTACATTAA
- a CDS encoding Nif3-like dinuclear metal center hexameric protein, giving the protein MTDVAEIQEYLTHLAPPDLAESWDNVGLIMGDPTQPVSRILTCLTLTPDVAAEAISEKADLIISHHPILFRPVQQITSNSVEGKMLLDLIQANISVYSPHTSYDSAEQGINWQLAQLLGLEDVGILRPLNSGADPSLPEQGAGRYGSLPAEFTLAQVNQLIKQALKIDALQFVGDPGLKVKRIGIACGAAAEFLRDAHHHDCQALLTGEARFHACLEARALGMGLILPGHYATERPAMERMAELLQQKFSQLTTWASQKETDPLQWDCEAE; this is encoded by the coding sequence ATGACCGATGTTGCAGAAATTCAGGAATATCTGACGCACCTTGCTCCCCCGGATCTGGCAGAGAGCTGGGACAATGTCGGTTTAATAATGGGTGACCCGACTCAACCGGTCAGCCGGATTCTCACTTGTCTGACGTTGACTCCAGATGTGGCTGCAGAAGCGATTTCCGAAAAAGCAGACCTGATCATCAGTCATCATCCAATTCTGTTTCGTCCGGTCCAGCAGATTACATCTAACTCAGTAGAAGGGAAAATGCTGCTGGACCTGATCCAGGCGAATATTTCTGTTTACAGTCCCCACACGTCGTATGACAGTGCCGAACAGGGTATCAACTGGCAGTTGGCCCAACTGCTGGGACTGGAAGACGTGGGAATTCTCAGGCCTCTGAATTCCGGTGCAGATCCGAGTCTGCCAGAGCAGGGGGCAGGCCGCTACGGCTCTTTACCCGCCGAATTCACCCTTGCGCAGGTGAATCAATTAATCAAACAGGCACTCAAGATCGATGCCCTGCAGTTTGTAGGAGATCCTGGTCTGAAGGTGAAACGGATTGGCATCGCGTGTGGAGCAGCAGCAGAGTTTCTGAGGGACGCACATCATCATGACTGTCAGGCTCTGTTGACGGGTGAAGCCCGGTTTCATGCCTGCCTCGAAGCCCGCGCACTGGGAATGGGCCTGATTCTACCCGGCCACTATGCCACGGAGCGTCCTGCGATGGAGCGGATGGCAGAACTGCTGCAGCAGAAGTTTTCTCAGTTAACGACCTGGGCGAGTCAAAAAGAGACAGATCCATTGCAATGGGATTGTGAAGCAGAGTGA
- the lysS gene encoding lysine--tRNA ligase, translated as MSKVKPNRFEAERIKKLEKIQSLGFDPWGQRFDGHIPIADARTQAPEASGEDGEEVRIAGRIMLRRKAGKLRFYDIKDWTGKIQLLFSRGDLTEAQWELMGTLDLGDLIGIDGCLRRTETGEISVFVKGLTVLCKSLAQPPEKHHSVKDVELLLRQRSLDLIYTEGVLEKMLKRSQIIDSVRQTLRNQKFAEVETPVLHAVAGGAAARPFTTHHNTLDIELYMRIALELHLKRLMVGGIERVYEMGRVFRNEGIDATHNPEFTMIEIYQAYGNYETMMDLTEAIVTDAVKTISETMELPWGEEETIDFSGPWERKKYLDLIREHAGCDPADPAAVAAVAKQHGIETENVHPDVVLNEVFEATCEEHLTGPVFVIDYPASICPLTKRKQDDPHIAERFELFVKGMELANAYTELNDPLLQEELFQTQLSGLSEEDSMAKMDTDFIKALKVGMPPAGGLGIGIDRLVMLLTNSHSIRDVIFFPLLRPEGQPSQPE; from the coding sequence ATGTCCAAAGTGAAACCCAACCGTTTTGAAGCAGAACGGATAAAAAAATTAGAGAAAATTCAGTCACTCGGATTTGATCCCTGGGGTCAACGGTTTGATGGCCATATTCCGATCGCTGATGCACGTACCCAAGCCCCCGAAGCTTCCGGCGAAGACGGGGAAGAAGTGCGCATTGCGGGGCGCATCATGTTGCGTCGTAAAGCGGGAAAACTCCGTTTTTATGATATCAAAGACTGGACCGGCAAAATCCAGCTGCTCTTTTCCCGGGGAGATTTGACCGAAGCCCAGTGGGAACTGATGGGAACACTGGATCTGGGTGACCTGATCGGCATCGATGGCTGTCTGCGACGGACTGAGACCGGTGAGATTTCCGTCTTCGTGAAAGGACTGACCGTACTCTGTAAATCACTGGCACAGCCGCCGGAAAAACACCATAGTGTCAAAGATGTCGAACTACTGCTGCGTCAGCGCTCACTGGATCTGATCTATACCGAAGGCGTTCTGGAAAAAATGCTCAAACGGAGTCAGATCATTGACTCGGTCCGGCAGACGCTGCGGAATCAGAAGTTCGCGGAAGTCGAAACGCCCGTGTTACATGCTGTCGCCGGTGGCGCCGCTGCGCGTCCTTTTACTACACATCATAATACGCTCGATATCGAGCTCTACATGCGAATTGCCCTGGAACTGCACCTCAAGCGATTGATGGTCGGCGGAATTGAACGCGTGTATGAAATGGGCCGCGTCTTCCGTAATGAAGGAATTGACGCAACCCATAATCCCGAATTCACGATGATTGAAATCTACCAGGCATATGGCAATTATGAAACAATGATGGATCTGACCGAAGCCATCGTCACCGACGCCGTCAAAACGATCAGCGAAACGATGGAACTTCCCTGGGGCGAAGAGGAAACGATTGATTTCAGTGGTCCCTGGGAACGGAAAAAATATCTTGACCTCATCAGAGAACATGCGGGCTGTGATCCAGCAGATCCGGCTGCTGTTGCAGCAGTGGCAAAACAGCATGGGATTGAAACGGAGAATGTGCATCCCGATGTGGTTCTGAATGAAGTTTTTGAGGCCACCTGTGAAGAACATCTGACCGGGCCGGTTTTCGTGATTGATTACCCCGCCTCGATCTGTCCGCTCACCAAGCGGAAGCAGGATGATCCCCACATTGCCGAGCGGTTCGAACTGTTCGTTAAAGGGATGGAACTGGCGAATGCCTACACTGAACTAAATGACCCGCTGCTGCAGGAAGAATTATTCCAGACTCAACTCTCGGGGCTTTCGGAAGAAGACTCGATGGCGAAGATGGATACAGATTTTATTAAAGCGTTAAAGGTTGGTATGCCACCGGCTGGAGGCCTGGGGATCGGGATTGACCGTCTTGTAATGTTGCTGACGAACAGTCACAGCATTCGTGACGTGATCTTCTTCCCACTGCTTCGACCCGAAGGACAGCCGTCACAGCCTGAGTAA
- a CDS encoding ABC transporter permease — MYKSLLCLRYLRTRYIALASIISMTLGVATMIVVNSVMDGFSTDMRTRLRGILADVIVETNSLDGEDNTQDLKNSIQRAVGDDIDGMTATVEIYAMLSVQYGSQWQSKPVTLIGIDPATKATVGPLAQYLEHTNDNDIPNWELSPEAMAYRKEWTTRAQWMVDRWNHNPPAMEENEQVSFEEPVESKEPLPVPRFANDSGSASPFDQAPKPTASNKANPNENPFSGDLKASPWEEKVERDPGSPLEGRVYIGYGLVSFPYEDPETGKTEMFQIVKPGDDVKISTVTAGQPPEPTHFNATVVDLFKSNMSEHDSSLVFCNLEYLQEMRSMIDPESGEKSITSIQIKLKHPEDAALVVSKLEKALPATKFRVRTWEDKQGPLLAAVEVESAILNVLLFLIIAVAGFGILAIFFMITIEKTRDIGVLKALGASSNGIMSIFLSYGLALGLVGSGVGVIVGLLFVRYINEIEKAITWITGRKVFDQRIYYFPEISTHVNPMMVFWVALGAMVIAVLASILPARKAARFHPVESLRYE; from the coding sequence ATGTACAAATCACTGCTTTGCCTGCGATATTTGAGAACCCGATATATTGCGCTGGCCAGTATCATTAGTATGACCCTGGGTGTGGCGACGATGATTGTCGTCAACAGTGTGATGGATGGTTTCAGTACGGATATGCGAACCCGTCTGCGAGGCATTCTCGCGGATGTGATCGTGGAAACCAATTCACTGGACGGTGAAGACAATACCCAGGATCTCAAAAACAGCATCCAGCGTGCTGTGGGAGATGATATTGATGGGATGACGGCGACCGTCGAAATTTACGCGATGCTCAGTGTGCAGTATGGTTCGCAGTGGCAAAGCAAGCCGGTGACTTTAATCGGCATTGACCCTGCCACCAAAGCCACCGTTGGCCCGCTGGCTCAATATCTGGAACACACCAACGATAATGACATTCCCAACTGGGAACTTTCGCCGGAGGCGATGGCCTATCGTAAAGAATGGACCACGCGCGCCCAGTGGATGGTTGATCGCTGGAATCATAACCCCCCCGCAATGGAAGAGAACGAACAGGTTTCATTTGAAGAACCTGTCGAGTCGAAGGAGCCACTGCCGGTCCCGAGATTTGCCAATGATTCCGGCTCGGCGTCGCCCTTTGATCAGGCACCGAAACCTACAGCATCCAACAAAGCGAACCCGAATGAAAATCCTTTCAGCGGAGACCTGAAAGCATCCCCCTGGGAAGAAAAGGTAGAACGGGACCCCGGCAGTCCCCTGGAGGGACGCGTTTATATCGGGTATGGACTGGTGAGTTTTCCTTATGAAGATCCAGAAACCGGCAAGACGGAAATGTTCCAGATAGTCAAGCCGGGTGATGATGTCAAAATCAGTACGGTAACCGCCGGTCAACCACCGGAGCCGACGCACTTCAATGCCACGGTCGTTGATCTGTTTAAGAGCAACATGAGCGAGCATGATAGCAGCCTGGTATTCTGTAATCTCGAATACCTGCAGGAAATGCGTAGCATGATTGACCCTGAAAGCGGGGAGAAATCGATCACGTCGATTCAGATTAAATTGAAACATCCGGAAGACGCCGCCCTGGTCGTCAGTAAGCTGGAAAAAGCTTTGCCCGCAACTAAGTTTCGCGTGCGAACCTGGGAAGACAAACAGGGGCCCCTGCTGGCTGCAGTCGAAGTGGAATCTGCGATCCTGAATGTGCTGTTGTTTCTGATTATTGCGGTTGCCGGTTTTGGAATCCTGGCGATCTTCTTCATGATCACAATTGAAAAAACGCGCGACATCGGAGTGCTTAAAGCATTGGGCGCCAGCTCAAACGGCATCATGTCCATCTTTCTGTCTTACGGACTGGCTCTGGGGCTGGTGGGCAGCGGTGTCGGTGTGATTGTCGGTCTGCTGTTTGTCCGCTACATCAACGAAATTGAAAAAGCGATTACCTGGATCACCGGGCGGAAGGTGTTCGACCAGCGTATTTATTACTTCCCTGAAATTTCGACTCATGTGAATCCGATGATGGTCTTCTGGGTTGCCTTGGGCGCAATGGTTATTGCTGTCCTTGCCAGTATATTACCTGCACGAAAGGCGGCACGATTCCATCCTGTGGAATCACTGCGTTACGAGTAA
- a CDS encoding ABC transporter ATP-binding protein, protein MTETLSMPHPQLAAVAIEKAYRKDKHKVPVLRGIDMEVQKAEFLSIVGQSGSGKSTLMHLFGLLDSPDIGEIHLEGQRIDDLPDHARDQIRNRVFGFIFQFYHLLPELNLLENVLSPLMIRYSTWEYWKKRKQFRQDALEIIEKVGLSHRIKHRPSEMSGGEMQRAAIARALIAKPQILLADEPTGNLDSSTGKEIMDLLTNLNEQEQLTIIMVTHDNSIAAQAHRTVRLLEGQIEVLGKSHAASVPA, encoded by the coding sequence ATGACTGAGACCCTATCCATGCCTCATCCACAGTTAGCGGCGGTTGCCATCGAAAAGGCTTATCGAAAAGACAAGCACAAAGTCCCCGTTCTGCGGGGCATTGATATGGAAGTTCAGAAAGCTGAGTTTCTGTCGATTGTGGGGCAGTCCGGGTCCGGGAAAAGCACGCTGATGCATCTGTTTGGGCTCCTGGATTCGCCTGACATTGGCGAAATTCATCTGGAAGGCCAACGAATCGATGATCTGCCTGACCATGCCCGAGACCAGATTCGCAACCGGGTATTCGGCTTTATTTTCCAGTTCTACCATCTGCTGCCCGAACTGAATCTGCTGGAAAATGTACTCTCTCCGCTGATGATCCGATACTCGACATGGGAATACTGGAAGAAGAGAAAGCAGTTTCGTCAGGACGCTTTGGAGATTATCGAAAAAGTCGGTCTGTCGCATCGAATCAAACATCGCCCGTCAGAAATGTCGGGTGGGGAAATGCAGCGGGCCGCCATTGCCCGGGCCTTAATTGCCAAGCCTCAGATCCTGCTGGCGGACGAACCTACGGGAAATCTGGATAGTAGTACCGGTAAAGAGATTATGGACCTGCTGACCAACTTGAATGAGCAGGAACAGCTGACTATCATCATGGTGACGCACGACAATTCGATTGCCGCCCAGGCGCATCGGACGGTTCGTTTACTGGAAGGTCAGATTGAGGTTCTGGGGAAATCCCACGCCGCTTCCGTTCCCGCTTAG
- the ilvE gene encoding branched-chain-amino-acid transaminase, whose amino-acid sequence MSLQVYIDGKLLPKEEAKISVFDHGLLYGDGVFEGIRVYNKKVFLIQEHIDRLYESALAIRLTIPLTKQEMVSAINETVAANKIENGYIRLVITRGAGSLGLDIRRTSNPQVIIIADNISLYDPQLYIDGLKIITAATIRNHPAALSSRVKSLNYLNNILAKIEGTDAGCIEALMLNHKGEVAECTGDNIFIVKNNVLKTPSVDAGILEGITRNAVIRLAEQSGIIVDQSPFTRHDIFVADECFLTGSAAEVIPVVELDGRQIGSGKPGPMTLDLNEKFKQLTRE is encoded by the coding sequence ATGTCGCTCCAAGTTTATATTGACGGAAAACTGCTTCCCAAGGAAGAAGCAAAAATCAGTGTATTCGATCATGGTCTGCTGTATGGTGACGGCGTATTCGAAGGAATCCGCGTCTACAATAAAAAAGTGTTCCTGATACAGGAGCACATTGACCGTCTGTATGAAAGTGCTCTGGCGATTCGACTGACAATTCCGCTTACGAAGCAGGAAATGGTTTCGGCCATCAATGAAACAGTAGCAGCCAACAAGATTGAAAATGGCTACATCCGACTGGTGATCACACGTGGTGCCGGTTCTCTGGGACTGGATATCCGCCGGACCAGTAATCCGCAGGTGATCATCATTGCGGACAATATCTCCCTCTACGATCCGCAGCTGTATATCGACGGCCTGAAAATCATCACCGCTGCCACGATTCGCAATCACCCGGCGGCATTGTCTTCCCGGGTGAAGTCGCTCAACTATCTGAATAATATTCTCGCGAAGATTGAAGGCACCGACGCTGGCTGTATTGAGGCATTGATGTTGAATCATAAAGGAGAAGTCGCGGAGTGCACGGGCGACAATATTTTCATTGTGAAAAATAATGTGTTGAAAACTCCGTCCGTGGATGCAGGAATTCTGGAAGGCATCACTCGCAATGCGGTGATCAGGCTGGCTGAGCAGTCAGGTATTATCGTCGATCAGTCGCCGTTTACGCGACACGATATTTTCGTGGCTGACGAATGCTTCCTGACCGGTTCTGCTGCGGAAGTGATCCCAGTGGTGGAACTGGATGGTCGCCAGATCGGGAGCGGAAAACCAGGGCCGATGACGTTAGATCTCAATGAGAAGTTCAAACAGCTGACGCGAGAATAG
- a CDS encoding YHS domain-containing protein, with the protein MRITTHAAVRILCVSLLLLCVTGAQGEPASNTNPEAKKDPQTVKQALAEFNSLIGGWRGVGMIKRNSRKGAWSENAEWVWKFKPGSTSIAYEITDGKFLKSASLSYDPEQKRYQLATVLPDGTSRDYAGTLNKDTLVLESAPDPEGDIYRISIRRLNEKRTLVLFEQRNQGQSFYYRLAEVGYTREGTRLADPGSGGPECIVTGGAGTIQVSYQGKTYYVCCSGCKQAFDEDPETYIAEAKQKAEARRKQKSN; encoded by the coding sequence ATGCGAATTACAACACATGCTGCTGTCCGTATTCTATGCGTTTCACTGCTGCTGCTATGTGTGACTGGCGCACAGGGTGAACCAGCCAGTAATACGAATCCCGAAGCGAAAAAAGATCCACAGACGGTCAAGCAGGCATTGGCGGAATTTAATTCCCTGATTGGTGGCTGGCGTGGGGTCGGCATGATCAAACGCAATTCGCGTAAAGGAGCCTGGTCCGAAAATGCAGAGTGGGTCTGGAAATTCAAACCCGGGTCCACCAGTATTGCTTACGAGATTACCGATGGGAAATTCCTGAAATCGGCGTCTCTCAGTTATGATCCAGAGCAGAAGCGTTATCAGCTTGCTACCGTTCTTCCGGACGGAACAAGCCGTGATTATGCGGGGACGTTAAATAAAGACACGCTGGTTTTGGAATCAGCCCCCGACCCGGAAGGTGACATCTATCGGATTTCAATTCGCCGCTTGAATGAGAAACGGACCCTGGTGCTGTTCGAACAGCGTAATCAAGGACAGTCATTTTATTACCGGCTGGCCGAAGTGGGGTACACCAGAGAAGGGACACGACTGGCAGACCCCGGGAGTGGCGGACCTGAGTGCATTGTGACCGGAGGTGCGGGAACGATTCAGGTCAGCTATCAGGGAAAAACGTATTACGTCTGCTGCAGCGGCTGTAAGCAGGCTTTCGATGAAGATCCGGAAACCTATATTGCGGAAGCAAAACAGAAAGCGGAAGCACGCCGGAAACAGAAGTCGAACTAA
- a CDS encoding Flp family type IVb pilin gives MKNIINQLINDEAGFIVSAELVLISSIAVLAMIVGLSEVANNVNQELEDVGSAFASIDQSYKLSNAHGHKACTDGSRFNDCPDFCSGQWDVQ, from the coding sequence ATGAAAAACATTATCAACCAACTGATCAACGACGAAGCCGGCTTCATTGTTTCTGCAGAACTCGTCCTGATTTCCAGCATCGCTGTGCTGGCCATGATTGTCGGACTGTCTGAAGTCGCCAACAACGTCAACCAGGAACTGGAAGATGTCGGCAGTGCCTTCGCCAGCATCGACCAGTCTTACAAACTGAGCAACGCACATGGCCACAAAGCCTGCACCGATGGCAGCAGATTCAATGACTGCCCTGACTTCTGCTCAGGTCAATGGGACGTGCAGTAA
- a CDS encoding branched-chain amino acid aminotransferase, which yields MKTMLIRLMNDEAGFIVSSELVLISTIAVLAMIVGLSEVAHGVNQELEDVGSAFGRINQSYYVAGAHGHKACTDGSSFHDQADFCDGENDIVCDRSPRQEGNGYYN from the coding sequence ATGAAAACTATGCTGATCCGTTTAATGAACGACGAGGCTGGCTTTATTGTCTCGTCCGAGCTGGTCCTGATTTCCACCATCGCCGTGCTGGCCATGATTGTCGGGCTGAGTGAAGTGGCCCACGGCGTCAACCAGGAGCTGGAAGATGTCGGGAGTGCCTTCGGGCGAATTAACCAGAGCTACTACGTTGCGGGTGCTCACGGCCATAAAGCCTGCACGGACGGCAGCAGCTTCCATGATCAGGCTGACTTCTGTGATGGCGAGAACGATATCGTCTGCGACCGTTCACCACGGCAGGAAGGTAACGGCTACTACAACTGA
- the fliS gene encoding flagellar export chaperone FliS: MNGTDYIENQVLTAKPHQLHLMVVDGALRFARKAALAAEEKHFEQAHFALDRSRDLVAELIGGLDPSQQPEMVDQLKALFVFVYENLHHADVKQDARYIQNAIKVLEIHRESWCELIEQIQVEIPEQSAIIHSHDSLQPPHHMEKAEQPHQSRSWLT, translated from the coding sequence ATGAACGGAACTGATTATATCGAGAACCAGGTTTTAACAGCAAAACCGCACCAGTTACATCTCATGGTAGTTGATGGTGCCTTGCGTTTTGCCAGAAAAGCAGCTCTGGCCGCCGAAGAAAAACATTTTGAGCAGGCTCATTTTGCACTCGATAGAAGCCGCGACCTCGTTGCAGAACTGATTGGCGGTCTGGATCCGTCCCAACAGCCGGAAATGGTCGACCAGCTTAAAGCGCTGTTTGTGTTCGTTTATGAAAATCTGCATCATGCCGATGTGAAACAGGATGCCAGATATATCCAGAATGCAATTAAAGTCCTTGAGATTCATCGGGAGAGCTGGTGTGAACTGATTGAACAAATTCAGGTGGAAATACCAGAACAATCGGCGATCATCCACTCACACGATTCTCTCCAGCCTCCACATCACATGGAAAAAGCCGAACAACCACATCAGAGCCGCTCCTGGTTAACTTAA